The genomic segment gaCCCccatgggcctcagtttccagtATGGGTTAATTATCTCTAAAGCCTTTTGTAGTTCTGATGTAAGTGGGTTGACCCGGACAAATTAAACCCTTTTAAACCTCACCATCATACCATGCAAGACCCCATTTCCCCATTTACCACAGACATGCCAGGCTCCCTGCTCAGTCCTGGGACGCAGAGGTGGACACATAGGCCCTGCCGCCCTGGAACTGACTTGTAGCGACCCCGGGTGGttgtgtgtgctttttgtttgtttgttttgtttttataaataggtTTTATGCTTCAGAAGAGTTTTTGATTGATAGAAAATCTGAGGAGATACTCCAGCCCGTTCTCGtgttattaacatcttacattagtatgCTGCATTGGAGTGGAGCCTTGGTTCTTAGTCACCACTGTGCCAGCCTCCTGCAGGGCCTGCTGCTTTTAGGCGATAGGAGGTAGAAAAAAATGCGATTTGGAGTCATAAGATTTAAGCACTTCTCTAATCCACGAGCCAGTGAGCAAATCGCTTAAAACTTTCCTTGTCCATAAAATGGAGGAAATGGCTCTGCATTGCGGGATTGGCGAGGTGTAAGATAATGTGGATATGCGCCACAGTTTGCGAATCACCGGAAACCGGCTGAAAGACTTCTTGCCACACTTCCCAGGAGGCCGCGCGTTCGAGGAGTCCTCCTGACCATAGAGCTCAGGTCCTAGCTGGGCCTCACACGCACCACTTCCGTTCCTCTGCCTAAAACCGCGCCTGCGCACTGCGCTCCTTCCTCTCGGCGTCCGACCTGGTTCGCGGCGACATGGTGAGTGTTGGTCCCGGTGAGGCCTCGGTGTCTATCCACCCGCATCTGTTCTTCTGTCGGTTTCTTCGCCCAAACTCACCTCTGCTcgcctgccctgctctgtgttctCGGCCGCTGTAGCCTCGCCGTTCCTCTCGGACGCCAGCTGcggcggaggggcggggcggctGGTCCGGGCCGGGTTCGGGGGGAGCCCTCGCAGCGCCGGGCTCACCCTGGGCCCCGGCTGCCCCGGGGTGGAGCAGGGGGAGCCAGGTcacaggcagggctggctgggtggaggaACGGCAGGCTTTCCGTTCCTGGGTCTTAATATCGCAGGTTTCTTAACTCTCAACAGGCCAAACGCACCAAGAAGGTCGGAATCGTCGGTAAATACGGGACCCGTTATGGCGCCTCCCTCAGGAAAATGgtgaagaaaattgaaatcagcCAGCACGCCAAGTACACCTGCTCCTTCTGTGGCAAAGTACGGTGTTCCCGGCGGGGGGAGGGAGCGAAGGCGGCCTTCCCAGTGCGGCCCGAGGTTGATACACCCTGGTTCCCGGTTGCTAACCAGGGAGAGCTATGCACACTGTGGGTGACCAGTCATAAGATGGTCGAGCATTGTTGCTAATACACAGTTTGTAACGCGTTTTCCACTTAGAGTGAACCACTTGGGGACTAAAGGGTAAACAATTGTGACAGTCCCAGCCTAAGCCAAACCTGCTTTGTGGAAGCGGTTCCGTTGGTCTCGTCAACTGGAGTTGTAGAGGttttcatttaatgttttcatGTCTGCACAAGTCCTTGGTGACAGCAGGCCTGGTCGGGGGTGGTTCGCATCTGTATCACCATGATGGTTGCACATTTTGCATGAGGGAACTTGCAGGTATTGGAAACACGTATCCCCCTAAACACACAACTTCCGTTTTCCAGTGTAGGTTAGGCCCCTGGGTGTTGGTAAGAGAGACGTTTTATTTGGCTCACAGGGAAAATTGGTTGTCTGTTGCAGACCAAGATGAAGAGGCGAGCCGTGGGGATCTGGCACTGTGGTTCCTGCATGAAAACCGTCGCTGGTGGTGCCTGGACCTACAAGTGAGTCCATTTGCTTGTGGTCTTTGCAAGTGTGGGCCAGTCATAGTCCCAGCTGAACGCTGTGGGCTGGTTTTAACTCTTGGCAAGACTGAGAGTGAGAGAGTAAGGATGCTTTTGTGTGTTTTCCCAGGACTCTTGAGTTGTGGTTTGCTTTGAGTTATTTAAAGAATAGAAGGAAAACTCGAGAAAAGAGTCCAATCTGGCACATTTGATTTCAAAGCCCTAAAGGTCATTGTTATGAGCACTGTCATATTGTACCAGGTCTGTTAGTGGGACTCCTAAGGGGTCACTTACCTCATTACTGTGTATGGGAACTTGAGGGCGTCTGGACCACCACCCCTTTGTGTCCGTTGGCCTTGT from the Myotis daubentonii chromosome 7, mMyoDau2.1, whole genome shotgun sequence genome contains:
- the RPL37A gene encoding large ribosomal subunit protein eL43; the encoded protein is MAKRTKKVGIVGKYGTRYGASLRKMVKKIEISQHAKYTCSFCGKTKMKRRAVGIWHCGSCMKTVAGGAWTYNTTSAVTVKSAIRRLKELKDQ